In Sulfurisphaera javensis, a single genomic region encodes these proteins:
- a CDS encoding DUF1156 domain-containing protein — protein MPDLSSSRRLIESDEFIEIVPEIDKRAKEEKGYRKRPKYWEIIYWKTRKPLIASRAFVAASLLPENYNINKFRQKIKLLDNVKSPHSINPTPFDEFKEKTVLDPFAGFGSIPLEALRLGVGKVISSDLLPIATFFEKAVLEYPKKYGSKLLNDVKKYGDELLKRIEPYVKELYNDYDGFIGTWEIKCPGTNYYSPMLSQFWLMKMKGNSSDDKEEGKSDEEERKEKTTSGTFKRLVYMDYKVEGNKVKIIPRDLNKELGKNSIKATVKGNKIIVEGKTYEVPERNIKAQSNYARCLQSGNTIPKGKGEEWYVKKALKEWNKNLERFLNGEISLEELKNSPARPSLLVKFKGQGKNLDFFEITEDDEERFWKLFEEMKKLNDLPTEKISPGLGIFGSGFTKWFKIYNPRQLLIYEKIIEIIKEIENSIPDREYAETIITYLVIAFLNYTRYNSYFTSIDSTEKFIRETSAFTRFGVTWNWAEISPLADIIGSLRRSLEHVYDGLEYLINALGNTNSKIEIITSDVTKLSLTEKVDAIITDPPYFNDVPYPEVSDYYYIWYTRVFDLSRITQFESLADKDLGVDRGRKKEFGNGIGTIEYFRERLGEAFIKMKDLVKDDGVIVTFYNHTSPEAWIALLYAGWKKAKLRISVVHTVTTEDETRLTARNTVRSLDKSMVIVWRKEAKGQKPVNEVKNEALNHAVSWLKNYLTTRMKGANKKPLLDLDTYFASLGKVLEKFTSYEKLIGIREGYEGVKELVEKYIFPTTSEAIVKTLGEITTTKALTKISSLYVLLKVLLPPVKNSQRKLDTTTLTMLNVTGDINENELKNSGIIIISDEKKDKTLTLNEPYGKDLLNAIDSWKNMPDMETAILKEKFSSPIQTLHYLEYFAVQDPTNIKKKIEEVRSKSPYVDEALTIAKIFVKVLPDGDIEKEACKKLI, from the coding sequence GTGCCAGACCTTTCCTCTAGCAGGAGACTTATTGAAAGTGATGAATTTATTGAAATTGTCCCAGAAATTGATAAAAGAGCTAAAGAGGAAAAAGGTTATAGAAAACGACCAAAATATTGGGAGATAATTTATTGGAAAACAAGAAAACCATTAATAGCATCAAGAGCATTTGTGGCAGCATCACTACTACCAGAAAATTATAATATAAATAAATTTAGACAAAAGATAAAATTACTAGATAATGTAAAATCACCCCATAGTATAAATCCTACACCGTTTGACGAATTCAAAGAAAAGACAGTCCTAGACCCATTTGCTGGTTTTGGTTCAATACCACTTGAAGCATTAAGATTAGGAGTTGGAAAAGTAATCTCGTCTGATTTGTTACCGATAGCAACGTTCTTCGAAAAAGCGGTACTTGAATACCCTAAAAAATACGGAAGCAAATTACTAAACGATGTTAAAAAGTATGGTGACGAGTTACTAAAAAGAATAGAACCTTACGTAAAAGAACTTTACAATGATTATGACGGGTTCATAGGAACTTGGGAGATCAAATGCCCTGGAACAAACTACTATTCACCAATGCTAAGCCAGTTCTGGCTCATGAAAATGAAAGGAAACTCATCAGATGATAAAGAAGAAGGAAAGAGTGATGAAGAGGAGAGAAAAGAAAAAACAACTTCCGGCACTTTCAAAAGACTTGTTTACATGGATTATAAGGTTGAAGGAAATAAAGTAAAAATCATACCAAGAGACTTAAACAAGGAGTTAGGTAAAAACTCAATAAAAGCAACGGTCAAGGGAAATAAAATAATCGTTGAAGGAAAAACATATGAAGTACCAGAACGGAATATTAAAGCTCAAAGCAATTATGCTCGCTGCTTACAAAGTGGAAACACAATACCCAAAGGAAAAGGAGAAGAATGGTATGTTAAAAAAGCATTAAAAGAATGGAATAAAAACCTTGAAAGATTTTTGAACGGTGAGATAAGCCTTGAAGAGTTGAAAAACTCACCAGCAAGACCAAGCTTACTAGTAAAGTTTAAAGGCCAAGGAAAGAATTTAGACTTCTTCGAAATAACCGAAGACGATGAAGAAAGATTTTGGAAATTATTCGAGGAAATGAAAAAATTAAACGATTTACCAACTGAAAAAATCTCACCTGGTTTAGGAATATTTGGATCTGGCTTTACTAAATGGTTCAAAATTTACAATCCTAGACAACTTCTCATTTATGAAAAAATTATAGAAATAATTAAAGAAATAGAAAATAGTATTCCTGATAGAGAGTACGCAGAGACAATAATAACTTATTTAGTTATTGCGTTTCTAAATTATACAAGATATAATTCTTATTTTACTTCAATAGATTCCACAGAAAAGTTTATAAGAGAAACAAGTGCATTTACACGATTTGGAGTAACATGGAATTGGGCTGAAATATCACCCTTAGCAGATATTATTGGTAGTTTAAGGAGGAGCTTAGAGCATGTTTATGATGGTTTAGAGTATCTTATAAATGCATTAGGTAACACGAATAGCAAAATAGAAATAATTACATCTGATGTTACAAAACTTTCTTTAACAGAAAAAGTTGATGCTATTATAACAGATCCTCCATATTTCAACGACGTTCCTTACCCTGAGGTAAGTGATTATTACTATATTTGGTACACCAGAGTATTTGACCTATCTAGAATAACTCAATTTGAATCATTAGCTGATAAGGATTTAGGAGTAGATAGAGGTAGAAAAAAAGAATTCGGAAACGGAATAGGTACAATAGAGTATTTTAGAGAAAGGCTTGGTGAAGCATTCATTAAAATGAAGGATCTTGTCAAGGACGATGGTGTAATAGTCACCTTTTACAATCATACTTCACCAGAAGCATGGATAGCACTACTTTATGCCGGTTGGAAAAAAGCAAAACTGAGAATATCAGTAGTACACACCGTGACCACCGAAGATGAAACAAGATTAACTGCTAGAAATACAGTTAGATCATTAGATAAATCTATGGTTATTGTATGGAGGAAAGAGGCTAAAGGACAAAAACCAGTTAATGAAGTTAAAAATGAAGCATTAAACCATGCTGTAAGTTGGTTAAAGAACTACCTAACGACTAGAATGAAAGGGGCTAACAAGAAACCACTACTTGACTTAGACACATATTTTGCAAGCCTTGGAAAAGTACTTGAGAAATTCACGTCGTATGAGAAATTGATAGGAATAAGAGAAGGTTATGAGGGAGTAAAAGAACTAGTAGAAAAATACATATTCCCAACAACATCAGAAGCAATAGTCAAAACATTAGGAGAAATAACAACAACAAAAGCATTAACAAAAATCTCCTCACTATACGTACTTCTGAAAGTCCTATTACCACCAGTGAAAAACTCACAAAGAAAACTAGACACCACTACATTGACGATGCTAAATGTTACCGGTGACATAAATGAAAATGAACTCAAAAACTCTGGAATAATTATAATAAGTGATGAAAAGAAAGACAAAACTCTAACATTGAATGAACCTTATGGGAAAGATCTTTTGAATGCTATAGACTCTTGGAAGAACATGCCAGACATGGAGACAGCAATATTGAAGGAAAAATTCTCAAGCCCAATACAGACCTTGCATTACCTAGAGTATTTTGCTGTTCAAGATCCTACAAATATTAAGAAAAAGATTGAGGAAGTTAGGAGTAAATCACCATATGTTGATGAGGCATTAACAATAGCAAAAATATTTGTTAAAGTACTCCCGGATGGAGATATAGAAAAAGAAGCATGCAAAAAACTTATATGA
- a CDS encoding tetratricopeptide repeat protein, giving the protein MSDEVSFHKNVISSYRAVLSRLGMDVDIKKFLYNLRGRGYDSKILCNLKSFSEYLDKLDSSIIDHVKHILTGVKITDVDDINYVQNFINNIFRYKELISKSEIMEILAAELNYSNISVFRRVAHNLDGFIRENVYISKYIKSINQKLKLKGKAEISLRCLQIKNIDENRNIENFLAERKRALARLDELTTLYLMLASDYYPLKDVFMKIDKILNSIKECDYELFNIGKLDNIYDEAKDKMRERFENIIRNLKQLKESYCELSNKFDLKVNCNFIENNINEIYNLQNAYSQMRKSLDELYIYLLKVEKIKCQIIEYIINNFSIKSISISSDGKKKGSELIKYIDMFGKFIDSLIYLANSEIVLSIRSLQITTADVFYHAMRQKSEKIKEVERKLNENKPDEAIAVLNEIMKESPNDAYYYYYAKAYIQKGMYEEALKMCEKASSAIPRYEYYECWAEIVKKQNTNG; this is encoded by the coding sequence ATGAGTGATGAAGTAAGTTTTCATAAGAATGTTATATCCAGTTATAGAGCAGTGTTAAGTCGCCTTGGCATGGATGTAGATATAAAAAAATTTCTTTATAATCTTAGAGGTAGGGGATACGATTCTAAAATATTGTGTAATTTGAAAAGCTTCTCAGAATACCTTGATAAGCTTGATTCTTCAATAATTGACCATGTTAAACATATACTTACTGGAGTTAAAATTACTGATGTAGATGATATTAACTATGTTCAAAATTTTATTAACAATATTTTTCGCTATAAGGAATTGATATCTAAATCAGAAATAATGGAAATATTAGCAGCAGAGTTAAATTACTCGAACATAAGTGTATTTCGTCGTGTAGCACACAATTTAGATGGTTTCATCAGAGAAAATGTATATATTAGCAAGTATATTAAGTCTATTAATCAAAAACTTAAACTAAAGGGAAAAGCCGAAATTAGTTTAAGATGTTTGCAGATAAAGAATATTGATGAAAATAGAAACATAGAAAATTTTTTAGCTGAACGGAAACGTGCGCTAGCTCGGCTTGATGAGCTTACTACTTTATATCTAATGTTAGCTTCTGATTATTATCCTTTAAAAGATGTATTTATGAAAATTGATAAGATTTTAAATTCGATAAAAGAATGTGATTATGAATTATTTAATATAGGTAAATTAGATAATATTTACGATGAAGCAAAAGATAAAATGAGGGAAAGATTCGAAAACATAATAAGGAACCTCAAGCAGTTAAAGGAAAGCTATTGTGAATTAAGTAATAAATTTGATTTAAAAGTAAATTGTAATTTTATTGAAAATAACATTAATGAAATATATAATTTACAAAATGCTTATTCACAGATGAGAAAAAGCCTAGATGAACTATATATATATCTCCTTAAAGTTGAAAAAATAAAATGCCAAATTATTGAATATATAATTAACAACTTTTCTATTAAAAGTATTTCAATTTCAAGTGATGGTAAGAAAAAAGGTTCAGAATTAATCAAATATATCGATATGTTTGGAAAGTTTATAGATAGTTTAATTTATTTGGCAAATAGTGAGATAGTTCTATCCATAAGATCTTTGCAGATAACTACTGCTGATGTATTTTATCATGCCATGAGACAAAAAAGTGAGAAAATTAAAGAAGTAGAGAGGAAATTGAATGAGAATAAGCCAGATGAGGCTATAGCTGTTCTTAACGAAATAATGAAGGAAAGTCCTAATGATGCTTACTACTACTATTATGCTAAAGCATATATTCAAAAAGGAATGTATGAAGAGGCACTTAAAATGTGCGAAAAAGCGTCATCAGCAATCCCTAGATATGAATATTATGAATGCTGGGCCGAAATTGTGAAAAAACAGAATACTAATGGTTAG
- a CDS encoding DEAD/DEAH box helicase encodes MSQNFTLDSLSPDPKSSNIDTFIEIYHEILKHEICLMRLGTPCVYNKGFYVSASKSSVNYNVDRKLTIIDILYLVLSTLKRMNINYRFTSNDFRSFFNKLIRSRLLIDLPCDPTDMNSVKKAINNSSVHNEEKEGDLRAYLYTYMNELKGRDDYNEIRKFLEEEIKNNNSLCYKSAFGELIRLTRYETSLPYSKKTMTQEMPYKVLESYILPFIEDYFLDRDMKYMEELCKHLEQKFSDLKEIFCESLRKNQITALNPYQEKMIMDLLQNIDKPKIALISAPTGAGKTLIFMSYIILKLLKEGGVGVIIYPTKALARQQLEDMLNLIYWVNSQLSSGKKICVKIMDGDSPLSKNEVNGDSPFRGGIKINGGELRYTQNKDVELISKNRLEILDWVSEIRSDPINTPCIIITNHSMLSYHLSKNPNWINTLLDNLKLIVIDEAHVFLTDISKINNLHFLLARLLLLSFWNKYGNNYQNLYEDLKKFINYRKIDIILSSATIGDRVLVPNNVSLSYVGGINVSGLSKRAQPDLTPLLRWIQDLYYTIANIGVIYEDYYNFVDKNSKKRLIITTVNFPAPGGGSQTPLIEALATTLIWIEGLSLGVKNAYNLNNFYLHNITFIDNIPTQGEIFRRFVENGIRKEHFHADKLLVSPLITSWQKRIGSEIIKDLLNQIPNGYSLLQDTYLAQYSHIQLFYPLSEINKYIIAFNNNSSNALNIVKDVLVFANNVINSNSIYYVLLHNAKLDPQTRNKIENIIRNNSDKWRLILSTSTLELGLNIPGVSLVYQYGAPTSSESYIQRIGRAGRTNSTLRIAFGSLFMRNVGIDISFIDEEFAFRYLFNVYQQRIPKDIDENTIKRYCALIYIDFNNRKINQQAIKNFLSNVILLYTSEKTPNPSRNIIDEVINLVKARDHIEQIIQKYTNTYNGIQEVYDVIYNVEPMLFYVENILKNMNVNYLKLLLNGNQSNSSCSSININNLVNAPQIINSFIFDIDSITNYPTRSGSISLSILLSAKIPSYIIDLEKIRFDINNVIKCVRNVAGNNQTSLYIHLKNIIKNNSPTSVIYIDNYISDIISQLMRLYAIRLPKLKQSSKVYRILLSSAIDLVTGNVIPNPTLAEIQAIEYVCDDINSVKKSSRKKQSNIIKLKCGNINRKSRDDVIKYIPFRHEE; translated from the coding sequence ATGAGTCAGAATTTTACGCTTGATTCTTTGAGTCCTGATCCTAAAAGTAGTAACATTGATACCTTTATTGAAATTTATCATGAAATTTTGAAGCACGAAATTTGTTTAATGAGATTAGGTACACCTTGTGTATATAATAAAGGATTTTATGTTTCAGCTTCCAAGTCTAGTGTTAATTATAATGTGGATAGAAAACTTACGATTATTGACATCTTATATTTAGTATTAAGCACCCTTAAGAGAATGAATATCAATTATCGTTTTACATCTAACGATTTTAGATCATTCTTTAACAAGTTAATTAGAAGCAGACTTTTGATTGATCTTCCATGCGATCCTACGGATATGAACAGTGTTAAGAAAGCAATTAATAATAGTTCCGTTCATAATGAAGAGAAAGAAGGAGACCTACGTGCATATCTCTATACCTATATGAATGAATTAAAAGGAAGAGATGACTATAATGAAATTCGAAAATTTCTTGAAGAAGAAATTAAAAACAATAACAGCTTATGCTATAAATCTGCCTTTGGTGAATTGATTAGACTTACACGTTATGAAACATCCTTACCTTACTCTAAAAAGACAATGACACAAGAAATGCCATATAAAGTTTTAGAATCCTATATTTTGCCTTTCATTGAAGACTACTTCTTGGACAGAGATATGAAATACATGGAGGAGTTATGCAAGCATTTAGAACAGAAGTTTAGTGACCTTAAGGAGATATTTTGTGAATCTCTTCGTAAGAACCAGATAACAGCACTTAATCCTTACCAAGAAAAAATGATAATGGATCTCTTACAAAATATTGATAAACCAAAGATTGCCTTAATTTCAGCTCCTACGGGTGCTGGTAAAACCTTGATTTTCATGAGCTATATTATATTGAAGTTACTTAAAGAAGGAGGAGTTGGAGTTATAATTTATCCAACTAAGGCGCTAGCTAGACAACAATTAGAGGATATGTTAAACTTGATATACTGGGTAAATTCACAGTTATCTAGCGGAAAGAAAATTTGCGTAAAGATAATGGATGGGGATAGTCCTCTTAGTAAAAATGAAGTAAATGGGGATAGCCCTTTTCGAGGTGGTATAAAAATAAATGGAGGAGAATTACGATATACACAAAATAAAGATGTAGAATTAATTTCTAAGAATAGGCTCGAAATTTTAGATTGGGTTAGTGAAATTCGCTCCGATCCCATTAACACTCCATGTATCATTATAACAAACCATTCAATGCTTTCTTATCATTTAAGCAAAAATCCAAATTGGATTAACACTTTACTAGATAATCTTAAACTAATTGTTATTGATGAAGCACATGTATTTCTTACTGATATTTCGAAAATAAACAATTTACATTTCCTTTTGGCTAGGTTGTTATTATTATCATTTTGGAATAAATACGGGAACAATTACCAGAACCTATATGAAGATTTAAAGAAATTTATTAACTATAGGAAAATTGATATAATTTTGTCTAGTGCAACAATAGGTGATAGAGTTTTAGTTCCTAATAACGTTTCTTTATCATACGTAGGTGGAATAAACGTTTCGGGTTTATCCAAACGAGCACAACCTGATCTAACTCCGTTGCTTAGATGGATTCAAGATCTATACTATACTATTGCAAATATTGGTGTTATATATGAAGATTACTACAATTTTGTAGACAAGAATTCAAAGAAAAGACTTATAATAACAACAGTAAATTTCCCAGCTCCAGGAGGGGGCTCACAAACTCCATTAATAGAGGCTTTGGCTACTACGCTTATATGGATTGAGGGACTTAGCTTAGGAGTCAAAAATGCATACAATCTAAATAACTTTTACCTTCACAATATTACGTTTATAGATAATATTCCGACTCAAGGAGAAATCTTTAGAAGATTCGTAGAAAATGGTATTCGTAAGGAACATTTTCATGCAGATAAATTGCTTGTAAGTCCACTAATAACTTCATGGCAAAAAAGAATTGGTTCTGAAATAATTAAAGATCTATTAAATCAAATACCGAACGGTTATTCTCTACTTCAAGATACGTATCTCGCTCAGTATTCTCATATACAGTTATTTTATCCCTTATCAGAAATAAACAAATATATTATAGCTTTTAACAATAATAGTTCTAATGCGTTAAACATTGTTAAAGATGTGTTAGTATTTGCAAACAATGTTATAAATTCAAATAGCATATATTACGTATTGCTTCATAATGCAAAATTAGATCCTCAAACAAGGAATAAAATAGAAAACATAATAAGAAATAATAGTGATAAATGGAGATTAATTCTTTCAACCTCTACTCTTGAATTAGGACTTAATATTCCTGGCGTTTCGTTAGTTTATCAGTATGGAGCTCCTACATCAAGCGAAAGTTATATACAGAGAATAGGCAGAGCCGGAAGAACTAATAGCACATTGAGAATAGCTTTTGGAAGTCTATTTATGAGAAATGTTGGTATAGATATTTCCTTTATAGATGAAGAATTTGCTTTCAGATACTTATTTAACGTGTATCAGCAACGTATTCCTAAGGATATAGACGAAAATACAATTAAAAGATACTGCGCATTGATATACATCGATTTTAACAATCGTAAGATAAATCAACAAGCAATTAAAAACTTCCTTTCAAACGTTATTTTATTATATACATCAGAGAAGACCCCTAATCCATCAAGAAATATAATAGATGAAGTCATAAATCTCGTAAAAGCTAGAGATCACATAGAACAAATTATTCAGAAATATACTAATACTTACAATGGTATACAAGAGGTTTATGACGTAATTTATAATGTGGAACCAATGTTATTTTATGTGGAAAATATTTTAAAAAACATGAATGTAAATTATCTGAAGCTACTCTTAAATGGAAATCAATCAAATTCTTCTTGTTCTTCCATTAATATAAATAATTTAGTAAATGCACCTCAAATTATTAACAGTTTTATTTTCGATATCGATTCAATTACAAACTATCCTACACGCTCAGGTTCAATTTCGCTTTCTATTCTTCTGAGCGCAAAAATTCCTTCTTATATTATTGATTTAGAAAAAATCAGATTTGATATTAATAATGTAATAAAATGTGTAAGAAATGTAGCAGGAAACAATCAGACCTCACTTTATATACATCTGAAGAATATTATAAAGAATAATTCACCAACTTCAGTTATATATATTGATAACTATATTAGCGATATTATTAGTCAGCTAATGAGATTGTATGCCATTCGTCTACCTAAACTAAAACAAAGTTCGAAAGTATATAGAATACTTCTATCATCAGCAATAGATTTAGTTACTGGAAACGTTATACCTAATCCTACATTAGCAGAGATACAAGCAATAGAATATGTATGTGACGATATTAATAGTGTCAAGAAATCTAGTAGAAAAAAACAGTCAAATATAATTAAACTTAAGTGCGGGAACATAAATCGTAAGTCAAGAGATGATGTGATCAAATACATACCATTTAGACATGAGGAGTGA
- a CDS encoding DNA methyltransferase yields the protein MLLRYWERKPESLIEKYIDYTSDVVLDPFGGSGLIVRYVAERGKEGIYVDINPYAYLVAFVNTQPIDKSEFKEKAYEVLEIARKMRTRKRVLSNDYLYYKDGKSFLKKEKVERVSELFTLDSFRKLYTILKAIDKVVDSGIQFPTAIALYGAFCATLFPSSKMKRKNAGSWGVPSYWVPEKHEEQDPYQVFERQIENFSRKFITKQLNVKLFLGNALTFKYGKYRSATLFTDPPFFDEIQYMELSFFYWAWLKESKFPLLLKKYIGKRVTFSFSEEIVYNPVRNDKISYEQKLELFLKKTKKMKEKILIFHEENEKVRNRIIEKINNIWGRIEIETEVVHNHRKIGKRGGNEYIIVISS from the coding sequence ATGCTTTTACGTTATTGGGAAAGAAAACCCGAATCATTAATTGAAAAATACATTGATTATACTTCTGACGTCGTTCTTGATCCCTTTGGTGGTTCTGGCTTAATAGTTCGTTATGTGGCAGAAAGAGGAAAAGAAGGCATTTATGTAGACATTAATCCTTATGCGTACCTTGTAGCATTTGTAAATACTCAACCTATTGATAAATCAGAATTCAAAGAGAAAGCCTATGAGGTTTTAGAAATAGCAAGAAAAATGAGGACTAGAAAGAGGGTCTTATCAAATGACTACCTTTATTACAAGGATGGAAAATCATTCTTAAAGAAAGAAAAAGTAGAGAGGGTAAGTGAACTATTCACCTTAGATAGTTTTAGAAAACTTTACACAATACTGAAGGCAATAGATAAAGTAGTTGATAGTGGAATACAATTCCCAACAGCAATAGCACTGTACGGAGCTTTTTGTGCGACATTATTCCCCTCTTCAAAGATGAAAAGAAAAAATGCTGGAAGCTGGGGAGTCCCATCATACTGGGTACCAGAAAAGCATGAAGAACAAGACCCTTACCAAGTTTTTGAAAGACAAATAGAAAACTTCTCTAGGAAATTCATAACAAAGCAACTTAATGTAAAACTATTCCTTGGCAATGCATTAACCTTCAAATATGGTAAATACAGATCAGCAACACTTTTCACAGACCCACCATTCTTTGACGAAATACAATACATGGAATTATCATTCTTTTACTGGGCTTGGCTAAAAGAAAGCAAATTCCCACTGCTTCTAAAAAAATACATAGGAAAAAGAGTAACCTTTAGTTTCTCAGAAGAAATAGTATACAATCCAGTAAGGAATGATAAGATTTCGTATGAGCAAAAACTTGAGTTATTTCTAAAGAAAACAAAAAAGATGAAAGAGAAAATATTAATTTTTCACGAAGAGAATGAAAAGGTTAGAAATAGAATTATAGAAAAGATTAATAACATATGGGGAAGAATTGAAATCGAAACTGAAGTAGTGCATAATCATAGAAAAATAGGAAAAAGAGGCGGAAATGAGTACATTATTGTTATATCCTCTTAA
- a CDS encoding AAA family ATPase has protein sequence MDSITEELRKLAYIDDNYKVELNGNPISSLIKINVELTEKEVEIYSSQNVKIVAKLKENKLYSYFMIKIRKIETIEDVLNKELLNLVAKDEKLLMSILNRIEVKPALANFIDVNKVLSDVYLVFSTQSEIASVLFVPYGRQVLQSEPNYFLYKAFKEYYYEGVRNASDKYVTSIVRSLTELDVGLNEKEVYFRLDGEVLNVAQVSAIVSEISSLLMPLQTLSKPALVLVEEPESQLHPAYQVALALVLLSLTDEYKFVITTHSDIIPLIIGEVIRAKPSKEQIEELLSSVGVSLPADVIEKVEEVIKNAKVKVYYVKDGSVNEADVNEMYRAIPGITEEVMNKILEWELKLP, from the coding sequence ATGGATTCGATAACTGAGGAGCTACGTAAATTAGCATACATAGATGACAATTACAAAGTTGAATTAAATGGCAATCCAATTTCATCACTGATAAAAATTAATGTTGAATTGACTGAAAAAGAGGTTGAAATTTATTCTTCACAAAACGTTAAAATAGTTGCTAAACTCAAAGAAAATAAATTATATTCATACTTCATGATTAAGATAAGAAAAATAGAAACGATTGAAGACGTCTTAAATAAAGAACTTTTAAACTTAGTAGCCAAAGACGAGAAATTACTAATGTCAATCTTAAATAGAATAGAGGTTAAACCGGCTTTAGCTAATTTCATTGACGTGAATAAAGTACTCAGTGACGTTTACCTAGTTTTTTCAACGCAAAGCGAGATAGCATCGGTTCTTTTTGTCCCTTATGGAAGACAAGTTCTGCAATCAGAACCTAACTATTTCCTTTACAAAGCGTTTAAGGAATACTATTACGAGGGAGTTAGAAATGCCTCAGATAAATACGTGACTAGCATAGTCAGATCATTAACGGAACTCGACGTAGGTTTAAACGAGAAAGAAGTCTATTTCAGACTTGATGGAGAAGTACTAAATGTTGCTCAAGTTTCAGCAATAGTTTCTGAAATATCAAGCTTACTCATGCCACTTCAAACCCTAAGCAAACCAGCATTAGTTTTAGTGGAAGAGCCAGAATCTCAATTACATCCCGCATATCAGGTAGCACTTGCACTAGTTCTCCTTAGTCTAACAGATGAGTATAAGTTTGTAATAACCACACATTCTGACATAATACCTTTAATAATAGGTGAAGTAATAAGGGCTAAACCGAGTAAAGAACAAATAGAAGAACTGCTAAGCTCTGTGGGAGTGAGTTTACCAGCTGATGTAATTGAGAAAGTTGAAGAAGTTATTAAAAATGCTAAAGTAAAGGTATACTATGTTAAAGATGGAAGTGTAAACGAAGCAGATGTTAATGAAATGTATAGGGCTATACCCGGAATAACTGAGGAAGTTATGAACAAAATATTAGAATGGGAGTTAAAACTACCGTGA
- a CDS encoding PaREP1 family protein, with protein MERNLDDSYIYARLVEALDDSLLAIELFERGFTRNSTRKVFTAVKALLSALVVKYGDKLVQLAKDEKEKEWVKKRAHTVPTRSMKTLEMYFEKVVITVDLIVELALDLRGYQLNGFDCDFSRYRTIEEVKNDMIEVISEIPELINKYFEIKDSMIIALEEKVKSELKKFEDLSK; from the coding sequence GTGGAAAGAAATCTAGATGATAGTTACATTTATGCCAGGTTAGTTGAGGCATTAGATGATTCATTATTAGCTATTGAGCTCTTTGAAAGAGGTTTTACAAGAAACTCAACTAGAAAAGTATTTACTGCTGTTAAAGCTTTACTTTCAGCATTAGTAGTAAAGTACGGTGATAAGCTAGTCCAATTAGCTAAGGATGAGAAAGAGAAAGAATGGGTAAAGAAAAGAGCACACACAGTACCTACACGCTCAATGAAGACTCTGGAGATGTACTTTGAAAAAGTCGTAATTACTGTAGACTTAATCGTAGAGTTAGCATTAGATTTACGTGGATATCAGCTTAATGGCTTTGACTGCGATTTCTCCAGATATAGGACAATAGAAGAAGTAAAGAATGACATGATTGAGGTTATTTCTGAAATCCCAGAATTAATAAATAAGTATTTCGAAATAAAAGATAGTATGATAATAGCTTTAGAAGAAAAGGTAAAAAGTGAGCTAAAGAAGTTTGAAGATCTAAGCAAATAA